The Nomia melanderi isolate GNS246 chromosome 3, iyNomMela1, whole genome shotgun sequence genomic interval ttttattcaaagTCTGTCCAAGTGTTAGGTTTATATTCAGTGATTTCTCTCCAGAAATTGTATCGAATGCAACgctatttataattgtttgttaatttttatacattgtattacttcgttgttgttttttttaactttataaGATTAACTGGACAACTGATTTTGTTTAACACCATTTTTTGTAACATTGTATGCGATTctgtttgtttatattatattggtATCAATTcttcattaacattaacatataaaacttGTTCAATGTTTTgcattacaaatttcattattgtGAACAGACACgatttatcaataaatatttatgttatttatcttGGTTTATTCATCATTTCTTGACTATATTCtactttttcttttacatattaAAACATTGTTATGATAATATTACAGTTCCGTACGATTATTGTTAAAGTAACATAGTTGTGTATAATACTTTGTATGTTTTAATACAATTGCAGGTTACTAGATGTACATTGAAATAAAGCGTTAAATAAGAAGGCAAAAAATCTCTGTATGTAATTACATAGCTAATGATGTATGCTTAATCATGATATCAATGACAAAAAATAACCAAACACTCATCAGGATGTGTTTTTCTAATGTTTATCATTAATCGCATCTTTGCTGAGGTCAGAGAGTGATGCCGGTTCATCAGATCAATGTTAATCCACCTGACTGGCAACCACCTCTGTCACTTGGTCCTTCCAATAATAATAGTCCTGCTACTGGTCAAAGTTTACCAGAATGGACTTCAAGGGTAAACTAGTaccatatattttctttatttatcatacaagtttattcatatatatttaatggaatatttatttaacaggaATCAACATATGCAGCTGTAGTTACGATCATACCAGATCATTGTCACTCATCTGTGAGCACATTATCCTCCAGCAATCATGATATTTGTAggtaagtaatatttcatttaagaaatttccttttaataattaaaatatctctaTATACAATTCTCTATATATCTCTATTAAGCTTTCAGCAACATTAAAAAATGGTTGAAGCccataatttctaaaaattatgtttctctattatataaactatatttgaTACTATAAAGATAAATTACTTATGACAATGAGTACATATGTTTCTTGTATCGCAGAATATGTCATTGCGAAGGTGAAGAAGGTGCTCCTCTTTTAGCACCTTGCTACTGCAGTGGTAGTTTACGCTATGTACATCAAACTTGCCTTCAGGAATGGATAAAAGCTTCTGACACGCGTGCTTGTGAATTATGCAAATTCACATTTATTATGCATTCTAAAACGAAACCATTTTGTGAggtatatttttccatttatgtTTTCTCTGTTATGCTttgattaaaacaataaataatgtttatcctAAAGTAacagaatgtaatattaattgatcATTTTTAGTGGGAAAAACTTGAAATGTCAGCGCGAGAAGTTCGTAAATTATGGTTTGCGGTTATTTTCCATACATTAGTTACACTTGGTGTGGGTTTATCTGTATATGTACTTGTTGAACGATCCGTGCAAGATGCCTTAGATGGATACGTAGACTGGTCATTCTGGACTAAATTAATAGTTCTTGTAATTGGTTCTACAGGAggtttagtttttatatttattcaatgcAAAACATACATTATACTATATAGAAAATGGCGAGCATTTAACAGGTAAATCATCTATAGTGGCACAATCTTAATGAGATAATATACTATGTCATAATTATAGTCTCTGTATTTTGTAACTTATATTAATGGATAATATGTTTTAGAGTAATATTCATTCAGAATGCTCCTGAAAAAGTGGTGCTTCCTCCTTCACCTACAGACTCTTTCAGAGAAGTAACATT includes:
- the LOC116429325 gene encoding E3 ubiquitin-protein ligase MARCHF8 isoform X2, translated to MPVHQINVNPPDWQPPLSLGPSNNNSPATGQSLPEWTSRESTYAAVVTIIPDHCHSSVSTLSSSNHDICRICHCEGEEGAPLLAPCYCSGSLRYVHQTCLQEWIKASDTRACELCKFTFIMHSKTKPFCEWEKLEMSAREVRKLWFAVIFHTLVTLGVGLSVYVLVERSVQDALDGYVDWSFWTKLIVLVIGSTGGLVFIFIQCKTYIILYRKWRAFNRVIFIQNAPEKVVLPPSPTDSFREVTLPLKELDHTILPRNIDPPCASQMVKSDSDAPPQRHETHMKLYVFDKLSSLEDNM
- the LOC116429325 gene encoding E3 ubiquitin-protein ligase MARCHF8 isoform X1, with amino-acid sequence MKKGLRFAMKSRVMPVHQINVNPPDWQPPLSLGPSNNNSPATGQSLPEWTSRESTYAAVVTIIPDHCHSSVSTLSSSNHDICRICHCEGEEGAPLLAPCYCSGSLRYVHQTCLQEWIKASDTRACELCKFTFIMHSKTKPFCEWEKLEMSAREVRKLWFAVIFHTLVTLGVGLSVYVLVERSVQDALDGYVDWSFWTKLIVLVIGSTGGLVFIFIQCKTYIILYRKWRAFNRVIFIQNAPEKVVLPPSPTDSFREVTLPLKELDHTILPRNIDPPCASQMVKSDSDAPPQRHETHMKLYVFDKLSSLEDNM